A genomic segment from Aegilops tauschii subsp. strangulata cultivar AL8/78 chromosome 1, Aet v6.0, whole genome shotgun sequence encodes:
- the LOC120972041 gene encoding uncharacterized protein, which produces MGSRFVNLLAMSCNGGPRHFSLHCLNPANLFRPARSRPAVRAVHRRPADAPLPPPSLSFDWPCRKGEQAWMNFMAFGPGRENLLAVDQIGRSFLYNNDSRLLRTGMPKMCKPIIDPISVAVGDSLYVMSGNPGRLPDRDCFQALLHTRLPASYAQDSCWYSLQPPPFFADDDDGVDRSSCRDAPMPFEISAYAVVDDSQIWISTSGAGTYSYDIASGAWSKLGNWALPFRGRAEYIPEHNLWFGFTPDDLQLCTLDLTASCELRPPVLQDVWTDVNRPEDWTHTDASMVPLGSGQVCVARFFLTCPEESIEDVYGYALEKTENFAVLEGVIFLKAGWAQLRMVKHKSERYVFGRDLVIPL; this is translated from the coding sequence ATGGGCAGCCGGTTTGTGAATCTGTTGGCCATGAGCTGCAACGGCGGCCCCAGACACTTCAGCCTTCACTGCTTGAACCCGGCAAACTTATTTCGCCCAGCCCGGTCACGGCCAGCGGTTCGAGCAGTTCATCGACGGCCAGCGGATGCCCCGCTGCCTCCGCCGTCCCTGTCATTCGACTGGCCCTGCAGGAAGGGCGAACAGGCGTGGATGAATTTCATGGCTTTTGGCCCCGGCCGGGAAAACCTCCTCGCCGTGGACCAAATCGGCAGGAGCTTCTTGTACAACAACGACTCGCGCTTGCTCCGCACTGGGATGCCCAAGATGTGCAAGCCCATTATCGACCCCATCTCCGTTGCCGTGGGCGACAGCCTATACGTCATGAGCGGCAACCCTGGCCGGCTGCCCGATCGGGACTGCTTCCAGGCTCTCCTCCACACTCGCCTGCCTGCTAGCTACGCCCAAGACTCGTGCTGGTATTCCCTCCAGCCACCGCCTTTCTTTGCCGATGACGACGACGGGGTGGATCGATCCAGCTGCCGCGATGCCCCAATGCCCTTTGAAATCAGTGCCTACGCCGTGGTTGACGATTCACAGATCTGGATATCCACATCTGGCGCCGGCACATACTCGTATGACATCGCGAGTGGCGCGTGGAGCAAACTAGGCAACTGGGCACTGCCGTTCAGAGGTCGCGCCGAGTACATCCCTGAGCACAACCTCTGGTTTGGCTTCACACCCGACGATTTGCAGCTCTGCACATTGGACCTCACTGCCTCGTGTGAGTTGAGGCCGCCCGTGCTGCAGGATGTGTGGACAGATGTGAACAGGCCAGAAGATTGGACCCATACAGACGCCAGCATGGTGCCGCTCGGCTCCGGTCAAGTCTGCGTTGCCAGGTTCTTTCTTACCTGCCCAGAGGAGAGCATTGAGGATGTGTATGGCTATGCCCTTGAGAAAACGGAGAATTTTGCTGTTCTCGAGGGCGTCATATTCTTAAAGGCTGGGTGGGCTCAGCTCCGGATGGTTAAGCACAAGTCGGAGCGTTACGTCTTCGGCCGTGACCTTGTCATACCGCTTTGA
- the LOC141034918 gene encoding uncharacterized protein — translation MGSRFVNLLAMSCNGGPRHFSLHCLNPANLFRPARSRPAVRAVHRRPADAPLPPPSLSFDWPCRKGEQAWMNFMAFGPGRENLLAVDQIGRSFLYNHDSRLLRTGMPKMRKPIIDPISVAVGDSLYVMSGNPGRLPDRDCFQALLHTLLPASYAQDWCWYSLEPPPFFAADDDGVDRSSCRDAPMPFEISAYAVVDDSQIWISTSGAGTYSYDIASGACSKLGNWALPFRGRAEYIPEHNLWFGFTPDDLQLCTSDLPASCELRPPVLQDVWTDVNRPEDWTLTDASIVPLASGQVCVARFFLTCSEESIEDVYGYALEKTENFAVLEGVKLLKAGWAQLRMVKHKSERYVFGRDPVILL, via the coding sequence ATGGGCAGCCGGTTTGTGAATCTGTTGGCCATGAGCTGCAACGGCGGCCCCAGACACTTCAGCCTTCACTGCTTGAACCCGGCAAACTTATTTCGCCCAGCCCGGTCACGGCCAGCGGTTCGAGCAGTTCATCGACGGCCAGCGGACGCCCCGCTGCCTCCGCCGTCCCTGTCATTCGACTGGCCCTGCAGGAAGGGCGAACAGGCGTGGATGAATTTCATGGCTTTCGGCCCCGGCCGGGAAAACCTCCTCGCCGTGGACCAAATCGGCAGGAGCTTCTTGTACAACCACGACTCGCGCTTGCTCCGCACTGGGATGCCCAAGATGCGCAAGCCCATTATCGACCCCATCTCCGTTGCCGTGGGCGACAGCCTATACGTCATGAGCGGCAACCCTGGCCGGCTGCCCGATCGGGACTGCTTCCAGGCTCTCCTCCACACCCTCCTGCCTGCTAGCTACGCCCAAGACTGGTGCTGGTATTCCCTCGAGCCACCGCCTTTCTTTGCCGCCGACGACGACGGGGTGGATCGATCCAGCTGCCGTGATGCCCCAATGCCCTTTGAAATCAGCGCCTACGCCGTGGTTGACGATTCACAGATCTGGATATCCACATCTGGCGCCGGCACATACTCGTATGACATCGCGAGTGGTGCGTGTAGCAAACTAGGCAACTGGGCACTGCCGTTCAGAGGTCGCGCCGAGTACATCCCTGAGCACAACCTCTGGTTTGGCTTCACACCCGACGATTTGCAGCTCTGCACATCGGACCTCCCTGCATCGTGTGAGTTGAGGCCGCCCGTGCTGCAGGATGTGTGGACAGACGTGAACAGGCCAGAAGATTGGACCCTGACAGACGCCAGCATTGTGCCGCTCGCCTCCGGTCAAGTCTGCGTTGCCAGGTTCTTTCTTACCTGCTCAGAGGAGAGCATTGAGGATGTGTATGGCTATGCCCTTGAGAAAACAGAGAATTTTGCTGTTCTCGAGGGCGTCAAATTGTTAAAGGCTGGGTGGGCTCAGCTTCGGATGGTTAAGCACAAGTCGGAGCGTTACGTCTTCGGCCGTGACCCTGTCATACTGCTTTGA